The Sphingomonas sanxanigenens DSM 19645 = NX02 genome includes a region encoding these proteins:
- the frr gene encoding ribosome recycling factor: MPAYSKSDLERRMAGAVEALKHDLIGLRTGRASTTLLDPVTVDVYGATMPITQVATVSVPEPRLISVQVWDKSNVGPVDKAIRSAGLGLNPIVDGQTLRLPIPDLTEERRKELAKLANQYAEKARIAARNVRRDGNDSLKTDEKKGEISEDERKRAETEVQKLTDATIADIDAAAAAKEKEILGK; the protein is encoded by the coding sequence ATGCCAGCCTATAGCAAGTCCGACCTCGAGCGTCGGATGGCCGGCGCCGTCGAGGCGCTGAAGCATGATCTCATCGGCCTCCGCACGGGGCGGGCGTCGACGACGCTGCTCGATCCGGTGACCGTAGACGTCTATGGCGCCACCATGCCGATCACCCAGGTCGCCACTGTCTCGGTGCCCGAGCCGCGGCTGATTTCGGTGCAGGTGTGGGACAAGTCGAATGTCGGTCCGGTCGACAAGGCGATCCGCTCGGCGGGCCTCGGCCTCAACCCGATCGTCGACGGCCAGACCCTGCGTCTGCCGATCCCTGACCTGACCGAGGAGCGCCGCAAGGAACTCGCCAAGCTTGCGAACCAGTATGCCGAAAAGGCGCGGATCGCGGCGCGCAACGTTCGCCGCGACGGCAATGACTCGCTCAAGACCGACGAGAAGAAGGGCGAGATCAGCGAGGATGAGCGCAAGCGCGCCGAGACCGAGGTGCAGAAACTGACCGACGCGACGATTGCGGACATCGACGCCGCCGCCGCCGCAAAGGAAAAGGAAATCCTCGGCAAGTGA
- the pyrH gene encoding UMP kinase gives MPRPRFNRILLKLSGEVLMGPGQFGIDPDTVARVADEIKGAKEAGHELCIVVGGGNIFRGLAAAARGFERTSADYMGMLATVMNALAVQNALEQIGVDTRVQSAIPMNTVCEPFIKRRAERHMEKGRIVIFAAGTGNPYFTTDSAAALRAAEMNCDALFKGTSVDGVYDADPKKVPGAKRFDTVSFNHVLAADLKVMDASAVSLCRDNDIPIVVFNIREQGNLSQVLEGKGTATIVQNEGELIDASL, from the coding sequence ATGCCGCGCCCACGCTTCAACCGCATCCTCCTGAAGTTATCCGGAGAGGTGCTGATGGGGCCGGGCCAGTTCGGCATCGATCCCGATACCGTCGCGCGCGTGGCGGACGAGATCAAGGGCGCCAAGGAAGCTGGCCATGAGCTCTGCATCGTCGTCGGCGGGGGCAACATCTTCCGCGGCCTTGCGGCGGCCGCGCGCGGCTTCGAGCGCACCAGCGCCGACTATATGGGCATGCTCGCCACCGTCATGAACGCGCTGGCGGTGCAGAATGCGCTCGAACAGATCGGTGTCGACACCCGCGTCCAGTCGGCCATCCCGATGAACACGGTGTGCGAGCCCTTCATCAAGCGCCGCGCCGAGCGCCATATGGAAAAGGGCCGGATCGTGATCTTCGCGGCCGGCACCGGAAATCCCTATTTCACCACCGACAGCGCCGCAGCGCTTCGCGCCGCGGAGATGAATTGCGATGCGCTGTTCAAGGGCACCTCGGTCGATGGCGTCTATGATGCCGATCCCAAGAAGGTGCCGGGCGCGAAGCGTTTCGATACAGTCAGTTTCAACCATGTGCTCGCAGCCGATCTGAAAGTGATGGATGCGAGCGCCGTGTCGCTGTGCCGTGACAACGACATCCCGATCGTGGTGTTCAACATCCGCGAGCAGGGCAATTTGTCGCAGGTGCTCGAGGGCAAGGGCACCGCGACCATCGTGCAGAATGAGGGAGAGTTGATCGATGCCAGCCTATAG
- the tsf gene encoding translation elongation factor Ts, giving the protein MAEITAALVKELRERSGAGMMDCKKALAETGGDMEASIDWLRTKGLATAAKKAGRTAAEGLVGVAVSGTRGAAVEVNSETDFVAKNELFQQFVKTVADIALEKGAEVEALSAAAWPEGGTVADKLTANVAQIGENQALRRAALLEVSEGVVVSYVHNAAAPGLGKIGVLVALESAAPAEALEALGKQLAMHVAAANPLALNEDDLSADMIERERAIAAEKAAESGKPANIVEKMVEGSIAKYRKENALVSQIFVIDGKSKVSDVVAAAAKEAGSPITLANYVRFQLGEGIVKEESDFAAEVAAAAGVKKDEPANA; this is encoded by the coding sequence ATGGCCGAGATCACTGCCGCCCTGGTTAAGGAACTGCGCGAGCGCTCCGGCGCCGGCATGATGGATTGCAAGAAGGCGCTCGCCGAAACCGGCGGCGACATGGAAGCGTCGATCGACTGGCTGCGCACCAAGGGCCTCGCGACCGCCGCGAAGAAGGCCGGCCGCACCGCCGCCGAGGGTCTGGTCGGCGTTGCCGTCTCGGGCACCCGCGGCGCTGCCGTCGAGGTCAACTCCGAGACCGATTTCGTCGCCAAGAACGAGCTGTTCCAGCAGTTCGTGAAGACGGTTGCCGACATCGCGCTCGAAAAGGGTGCCGAGGTCGAGGCGCTGTCGGCCGCGGCCTGGCCGGAAGGCGGCACCGTCGCCGACAAGCTGACCGCCAATGTCGCACAGATCGGCGAGAACCAGGCGCTGCGTCGCGCCGCGCTGCTCGAAGTGTCCGAGGGCGTCGTCGTCTCCTACGTGCATAACGCCGCGGCCCCCGGCCTCGGCAAGATCGGCGTGCTCGTCGCGCTCGAAAGCGCGGCGCCGGCCGAGGCGCTCGAGGCGCTGGGCAAGCAGCTCGCGATGCACGTCGCCGCGGCCAACCCGCTCGCGCTCAACGAAGACGATCTCTCGGCGGACATGATCGAGCGCGAGCGCGCGATCGCTGCCGAGAAGGCCGCCGAATCGGGCAAGCCCGCCAACATCGTCGAGAAGATGGTCGAGGGCTCGATCGCGAAGTACCGCAAGGAAAACGCGCTGGTCAGCCAGATCTTCGTGATCGACGGCAAGTCGAAGGTGTCGGACGTGGTCGCCGCGGCGGCCAAGGAAGCCGGCAGCCCGATCACGCTCGCCAACTATGTCCGCTTCCAGCTGGGTGAGGGCATCGTGAAGGAAGAAAGCGATTTCGCGGCGGAAGTCGCGGCTGCTGCCGGCGTCAAGAAGGACGAGCCGGCGAACGCCTGA
- the rpsB gene encoding 30S ribosomal protein S2, which yields MAAPTVSLHQLLEAGAHFGHQTHRWNPKMKPYIFGERNGVHILDLSQTVPLFARALDFVSQTVAHGGKVLFVGTKRQAQDPIAEAARRAGQHYVNHRWLGGMLTNWKTISQSIKRFKALEEQLAGDTHGLTKKEVLQLTRERDKFELSLGGIRDMGGIPDVMFVIDANKEELAIKEANTLGIPVVAILDSNVSPDGIAFPVPANDDASRAIRLYCEAIAQAATRGQQGGAASRGVDLGAMDEPPAEAALADAEVAQADA from the coding sequence ATGGCGGCTCCCACCGTCTCCCTGCACCAGCTGCTTGAGGCTGGCGCGCATTTTGGTCACCAGACGCATCGCTGGAACCCGAAGATGAAGCCCTACATCTTCGGTGAGCGCAACGGCGTCCACATCCTCGATCTGTCGCAGACGGTTCCGCTGTTCGCTCGCGCGCTCGACTTCGTGTCGCAGACCGTCGCGCACGGCGGCAAGGTTCTGTTCGTCGGCACCAAGCGCCAGGCGCAGGATCCGATCGCCGAGGCGGCGCGCCGCGCCGGCCAGCACTATGTCAACCATCGCTGGCTGGGCGGCATGCTCACCAACTGGAAGACGATCTCGCAGTCGATCAAGCGCTTCAAGGCGCTCGAGGAGCAGCTTGCCGGTGACACGCACGGCCTGACCAAGAAGGAAGTGCTGCAGCTCACCCGTGAGCGCGACAAGTTCGAGCTGTCGCTCGGCGGCATCCGCGACATGGGCGGCATTCCGGACGTGATGTTCGTGATCGACGCCAACAAGGAAGAGCTGGCGATCAAGGAAGCCAACACGCTCGGCATCCCGGTCGTGGCGATCCTCGATTCGAACGTCAGCCCGGACGGCATCGCCTTCCCGGTTCCGGCGAACGATGACGCCAGCCGCGCGATCCGCCTGTACTGCGAAGCGATCGCCCAGGCGGCGACCCGTGGCCAGCAGGGCGGTGCCGCGTCGCGCGGTGTCGATCTCGGCGCGATGGACGAGCCGCCGGCGGAAGCCGCGCTGGCCGACGCCGAAGTGGCCCAGGCGGACGCCTGA
- a CDS encoding CDP-alcohol phosphatidyltransferase family protein, protein MRPPADPRRGIPLRALAPNAVTTLALCSGLTGILFAIAEDWRMAVSAVILAGVLDGLDGRIARLLKGESRFGAELDSLSDVIAFGVSPAIILYLWSLQHLGEEGQRYGWIFALAHAAGCALRLARFNAQIDTTEQPHKSAGFLTGVPAPTAAGLAMLPLYFFLFVKGQGPVADVARNGMLVAPWMAFIVFLMTSSLPTYSWSSLRPRRRIRMELLVGVALIGGAIFAVPWATLIGVAILYLLTIPFSTSSYARIRQQRAAAAAAG, encoded by the coding sequence ATGCGCCCGCCCGCCGATCCCCGCCGCGGCATTCCGCTGCGCGCACTCGCGCCCAACGCCGTGACGACGCTCGCGCTCTGCTCGGGCCTCACCGGCATCCTCTTCGCCATCGCCGAGGATTGGCGGATGGCGGTGAGCGCGGTGATCCTGGCGGGCGTGCTCGACGGGCTCGACGGACGCATCGCCCGCCTGCTCAAGGGCGAAAGCCGGTTCGGCGCCGAACTCGATTCGCTGTCGGATGTCATCGCCTTCGGCGTCTCGCCGGCGATCATCCTCTATCTCTGGTCGCTCCAGCATCTGGGCGAGGAAGGGCAGCGCTATGGCTGGATCTTCGCGCTCGCCCATGCCGCCGGCTGCGCGCTGCGCCTCGCGCGCTTCAATGCGCAGATCGACACGACCGAACAGCCGCACAAATCGGCTGGCTTCCTTACCGGCGTACCCGCGCCGACCGCGGCCGGCCTCGCAATGCTGCCGCTCTATTTCTTCCTGTTCGTAAAGGGGCAGGGGCCGGTTGCCGACGTCGCCCGCAACGGCATGCTGGTTGCACCCTGGATGGCGTTCATCGTCTTCCTGATGACGTCCAGCCTGCCGACCTACAGCTGGTCCTCGTTGCGCCCGCGGCGCCGTATCCGCATGGAATTGCTGGTCGGCGTCGCGCTGATCGGCGGGGCGATCTTCGCGGTGCCCTGGGCGACGCTGATCGGCGTCGCGATCCTCTATCTGCTGACGATCCCGTTCAGCACCAGCAGCTACGCCCGGATCAGGCAGCAGCGCGCTGCTGCTGCCGCTGCCGGCTGA
- a CDS encoding phosphatidylserine decarboxylase yields the protein MTSLEKPAVGTTTVKWRFPAVHPEGRKFVLIAAVITLAFALMAWETVAWPMAGVTLWVAAFFRDPVRTVPQGDNLIVAPADGLVTLIERVPVPRELAGPDGLGNEPLVRVSIFMSVFDVHINRSPIAGTVKAVVYIAGKFLNADLDKASEENERQHLIVERHDGLRIGFTQIAGLVARRILPFVKPGDILAAGQRFGLIRFGSRVDVYLPAGTAPRITLGQRSIAGETVLAVIGDPVAGSGVPQ from the coding sequence ATGACGTCACTAGAAAAGCCGGCGGTGGGCACCACCACCGTTAAATGGCGGTTTCCCGCCGTTCACCCCGAAGGTCGCAAATTCGTTCTGATCGCAGCGGTGATCACGCTGGCGTTCGCGCTTATGGCTTGGGAGACCGTTGCCTGGCCGATGGCGGGCGTAACCCTGTGGGTCGCTGCCTTTTTCCGCGATCCCGTTCGCACCGTGCCGCAGGGCGATAATCTGATCGTCGCGCCCGCCGACGGGTTGGTGACGCTGATCGAACGCGTGCCGGTGCCGCGCGAACTCGCCGGGCCGGACGGGCTCGGGAACGAGCCGCTGGTGCGTGTCTCGATCTTCATGTCGGTGTTCGACGTCCACATCAATCGGTCGCCGATCGCCGGCACCGTCAAGGCGGTGGTCTATATCGCGGGCAAGTTCCTCAACGCCGATCTCGACAAGGCGAGCGAGGAGAATGAGCGGCAACACCTTATCGTCGAGCGGCACGACGGGCTGCGTATCGGCTTCACCCAGATCGCCGGGCTCGTCGCGCGGCGGATCCTGCCGTTCGTCAAGCCGGGGGATATCCTGGCGGCGGGCCAGCGCTTCGGCCTGATCCGCTTCGGCAGCCGGGTCGACGTCTATCTGCCGGCGGGCACCGCGCCGCGCATCACGCTCGGCCAGCGCTCGATCGCAGGCGAGACGGTGCTTGCGGTGATCGGCGATCCCGTCGCCGGCTCCGGCGTTCCCCAGTGA
- a CDS encoding NADP-dependent isocitrate dehydrogenase: MAKIKVKTPVVEIDGDEMTRIIWEWIRERLIKPYLDIDLEYYDLGIEKRDETNDQITVDAAKAIQKYGVGVKCATITPDEARVEEFKLKKMWKSPNGTIRNILGGVVFREPIVIKNVPRLIPGWTDPIVVGRHAFGDQYRATDFRVPGPGKLKMVWTGEDGQQIEEEVFDFPSSGVAMGMYNLDDSIRDFARASMNYALERRWPLYLSTKNTILKAYDGQFKDLFEDVFQSEFKDKFRDANISYEHRLIDDMVASALKWSGKFVWACKNYDGDVQSDQVAQGFGSLGLMTSVLMTPDGKTIEAEAAHGTVTRHFRMHEQGKATSTNPIASIFAWTGGLKFRGKFDDTPDVVRFAETLEEVCIRTVEQGGMTKDLAILIGPDQAWMTTEQFFEAIRLNLEKEMAAWA; this comes from the coding sequence ATGGCGAAGATCAAGGTGAAAACCCCGGTCGTCGAGATCGACGGCGACGAAATGACCCGGATCATCTGGGAATGGATTCGCGAGCGGCTGATCAAGCCCTACCTTGATATCGATCTGGAATATTACGACCTCGGCATCGAGAAGCGCGACGAGACCAATGACCAGATCACGGTCGACGCGGCGAAGGCGATCCAGAAGTACGGCGTCGGTGTGAAATGCGCCACGATTACGCCGGACGAGGCGCGCGTCGAGGAATTCAAGCTCAAGAAGATGTGGAAGTCGCCCAACGGCACGATCCGCAACATCCTGGGTGGCGTCGTGTTCCGCGAGCCGATCGTCATCAAGAACGTCCCCAGGCTGATCCCGGGCTGGACAGACCCGATCGTCGTCGGCCGTCACGCCTTTGGCGACCAGTATCGCGCCACCGACTTCCGCGTGCCGGGCCCCGGCAAGCTCAAGATGGTGTGGACCGGCGAAGACGGCCAGCAGATCGAGGAAGAAGTGTTCGACTTCCCCTCGTCGGGTGTCGCGATGGGCATGTACAATCTCGACGATTCGATCCGCGATTTCGCCCGTGCGAGCATGAACTATGCGCTCGAGCGTCGCTGGCCGCTGTATCTTTCCACCAAGAACACGATCCTCAAGGCCTATGACGGCCAGTTCAAGGACCTGTTCGAGGATGTCTTCCAGAGCGAGTTCAAGGACAAGTTCCGCGACGCCAACATCAGCTACGAGCATCGCCTGATCGACGACATGGTCGCCAGCGCGCTCAAGTGGAGCGGAAAGTTCGTCTGGGCCTGCAAGAATTATGACGGCGACGTCCAGTCGGACCAGGTGGCGCAGGGCTTCGGCTCGCTGGGCCTGATGACCTCCGTGCTGATGACGCCGGATGGCAAGACGATCGAGGCCGAGGCGGCGCACGGCACCGTCACCCGCCACTTCCGCATGCATGAGCAGGGCAAGGCGACGTCGACCAACCCGATCGCTTCGATCTTCGCGTGGACCGGCGGCCTGAAGTTCCGCGGCAAGTTCGACGATACGCCCGACGTGGTGCGTTTCGCCGAGACGCTCGAAGAGGTCTGCATCAGGACCGTCGAGCAGGGCGGCATGACCAAGGATCTTGCGATCCTGATCGGGCCGGACCAGGCGTGGATGACCACCGAACAGTTCTTCGAGGCGATCCGCCTGAACCTCGAGAAGGAAATGGCCGCCTGGGCCTGA
- a CDS encoding bifunctional GNAT family N-acetyltransferase/carbon-nitrogen hydrolase family protein, with the protein MPTSSRARLEVRNATPADVRAIVGLVDRAYEGLSGYTAGMIRGQINNFPEGQFVAFYDGKAVGYCASMRLTAEIALKPHDWEEISGNGFGSRHDPTGEWLYGYEMCVDPKQRGLRIGQRLYDARKALAERLELHGIVFGARMPGYQRARRKVDGPQDYVEQVVAGKLRDPVLGFQLSNGFEPIGVLPAYLPEDTASGGFAAHMVYRNPYVESDLAPKFRVPRDVESVRIATVQLQARAVENFEAFVRNIEYFVDVAADYRSDFVVFPELYTLQLLSYEKKELSPIEAIDRLTAHTDKLVKALTRMAMEYNINIIGGSHPTRTDDGDIQNVAYVALRDGSIHAREKIHPTPNERYWWNIKGGDAIEVIQTDCGPVGVLICYDSEFPELARRLVDEGARILFVPFCTDSRQAYLRVRYCGQARAIENQCFVVLSGNVGNLPNVDNMDIQYAQSCILTPCDFPFARDGIAAEATENVETLTISDVNLADLTWARAEGTVRNLADRRFDLYRISWGKRGSKARAAGRLPVGPATPGGG; encoded by the coding sequence ATGCCGACCAGCAGCCGCGCCCGCCTTGAGGTGCGCAACGCCACGCCCGCCGACGTCCGCGCGATCGTGGGACTTGTCGACCGCGCCTATGAGGGGCTGTCGGGCTACACGGCGGGCATGATCCGCGGGCAGATCAACAATTTCCCCGAGGGCCAGTTCGTCGCCTTCTATGACGGCAAGGCGGTGGGCTATTGCGCATCGATGCGGCTCACCGCGGAGATCGCGCTGAAGCCGCACGACTGGGAAGAGATCAGCGGCAACGGCTTCGGGTCGCGCCACGATCCCACCGGCGAATGGCTTTACGGCTATGAGATGTGCGTCGATCCCAAGCAGCGGGGCCTGCGCATCGGCCAGCGGCTCTACGATGCGCGCAAGGCGCTCGCCGAGCGGCTCGAACTGCACGGCATCGTCTTCGGCGCGCGGATGCCCGGCTACCAGCGCGCGCGGCGCAAGGTCGATGGCCCCCAGGATTATGTCGAGCAGGTCGTCGCGGGCAAATTGCGCGATCCGGTGCTCGGCTTCCAGCTTTCCAACGGCTTCGAGCCGATCGGCGTGCTGCCCGCCTATCTGCCCGAAGATACCGCCTCGGGCGGCTTCGCGGCGCATATGGTCTATCGCAATCCCTATGTGGAGAGCGACCTCGCCCCCAAATTCCGGGTGCCGCGCGATGTGGAGAGCGTGCGCATCGCCACCGTCCAACTGCAGGCGCGCGCGGTCGAGAATTTCGAAGCGTTTGTCCGCAACATCGAATATTTCGTCGATGTCGCGGCGGATTATCGCTCGGACTTCGTGGTCTTCCCCGAACTCTACACGCTCCAGTTGCTCTCCTACGAAAAGAAGGAACTGAGCCCGATCGAGGCGATCGACCGGCTGACCGCGCACACCGACAAGCTGGTGAAGGCGCTGACGCGGATGGCGATGGAGTATAACATCAACATCATCGGCGGGTCGCACCCGACCCGCACCGACGATGGCGATATCCAGAACGTCGCCTATGTCGCGTTGCGCGACGGATCGATCCACGCTCGCGAGAAGATCCACCCCACCCCCAACGAACGCTATTGGTGGAACATCAAGGGCGGCGATGCGATCGAGGTGATCCAGACCGATTGCGGCCCGGTGGGCGTGCTGATCTGTTATGACAGCGAGTTTCCCGAACTCGCCCGTCGGCTCGTCGACGAGGGCGCCCGCATCCTGTTCGTTCCCTTCTGCACGGACAGCCGCCAGGCCTATCTGCGCGTGCGCTATTGCGGACAGGCGCGCGCGATCGAGAATCAGTGCTTCGTCGTACTCTCGGGCAATGTCGGCAACCTTCCCAATGTCGACAATATGGACATTCAATATGCGCAGAGCTGCATCCTCACGCCCTGCGACTTCCCGTTCGCGCGTGACGGCATCGCCGCTGAGGCGACCGAGAATGTCGAGACGCTGACGATCAGCGACGTCAACCTGGCCGACCTCACCTGGGCGCGCGCCGAGGGTACGGTGCGCAACCTCGCCGACCGGCGCTTCGACCTCTACCGGATCAGTTGGGGCAAGCGGGGCAGCAAGGCCCGCGCGGCCGGGCGGCTGCCGGTGGGTCCGGCGACGCCTGGCGGCGGCTGA
- the ybaL gene encoding YbaL family putative K(+) efflux transporter, giving the protein MPHATPLIATIVAGIVLAFIFGTLAHRVRVSPLIGYLVAGIAVGPFTPGFVADQGLASELAEIGVILLMFGVGLHFSLKQLMEVRAIAIPGAIGQIGMAILLGMGLSWLLGWGVGTGFVFGLALSVASTVVLLRALQDRRILDTERGRIAVGWLIVEDLVMVLALVLLPAIAHGGSGAALVTTLAVTIGKVIAFVAFMLIIGRRAVPWLLHLVAHGGSRELFRLAVLAIALGIAFGAALLFGVSFALGAFFAGMILAESPLSQRAAEETLPLRDAFAVLFFVSVGMLFNPHVVVDQPLALLATLAIIILGKSIAAFLIVRLFRRPTRTALTIAASLAQIGEFSFILATLGSSLELLNGDARDLILAGAILSIMINPLLFSTIDRFAGKALAVEPGAGIGGAVAAPTGHVVLVGYGRVGAAVAQTLIAAGERLTVIETEGDVTGLPTDQPRVEVLVGNAASADILARADIANARLLFVAIPQCFEAGQIVEQARSFNPRLRIVARAHGDAEIAHLTAMGADLTIMGEREIARKMIDEAVVGRTVEGG; this is encoded by the coding sequence ATGCCCCATGCCACGCCGTTGATCGCCACCATCGTCGCCGGCATCGTGCTCGCCTTCATCTTCGGAACGCTCGCGCATCGCGTGCGCGTGTCGCCGTTGATCGGCTATCTCGTGGCGGGCATCGCCGTCGGCCCCTTCACCCCCGGCTTCGTCGCGGATCAGGGGCTGGCGAGCGAACTCGCGGAGATCGGCGTGATCCTGCTGATGTTTGGTGTCGGCCTGCATTTCTCGCTCAAGCAACTGATGGAAGTGCGCGCGATCGCAATCCCGGGGGCGATCGGCCAGATCGGCATGGCCATATTGCTCGGCATGGGGTTGTCATGGCTGCTCGGCTGGGGCGTCGGGACCGGCTTCGTCTTCGGCCTGGCGCTGTCGGTCGCGAGCACCGTGGTGCTGCTGCGCGCGCTGCAGGACCGCCGCATCCTCGATACCGAGCGCGGCCGCATTGCCGTCGGGTGGCTGATCGTCGAGGATCTGGTGATGGTGCTGGCGCTGGTGCTGCTGCCGGCCATCGCGCACGGTGGCAGCGGCGCCGCCTTGGTGACGACGCTGGCCGTCACCATCGGCAAGGTGATCGCTTTCGTTGCCTTCATGCTGATCATCGGGCGGCGCGCGGTGCCCTGGCTGTTGCACCTCGTCGCGCATGGCGGCTCGCGGGAACTGTTCCGGCTGGCGGTGCTGGCGATCGCGCTGGGTATCGCATTCGGTGCGGCGCTGCTGTTCGGCGTCTCCTTCGCGCTGGGCGCCTTCTTCGCGGGCATGATCCTCGCTGAATCGCCGCTCAGCCAGCGCGCCGCGGAGGAAACGCTGCCGTTGCGCGATGCGTTCGCGGTGCTTTTCTTCGTGTCGGTCGGCATGTTGTTCAATCCGCACGTCGTCGTGGATCAGCCGCTCGCGCTGCTCGCAACATTGGCGATCATCATCCTCGGCAAGTCGATCGCCGCCTTCCTCATCGTGCGCCTGTTCCGCCGGCCGACGCGCACCGCGCTGACGATCGCCGCCAGCCTTGCCCAGATCGGCGAGTTCTCCTTCATCCTCGCCACGCTCGGCTCCTCGCTCGAACTGCTCAACGGCGATGCGCGGGACCTGATCCTGGCAGGCGCGATCCTCTCGATCATGATCAACCCCTTGCTGTTCTCGACGATCGACCGCTTCGCGGGCAAGGCGCTGGCGGTCGAGCCGGGCGCCGGTATCGGCGGTGCGGTGGCGGCACCGACCGGCCATGTCGTGCTGGTCGGCTATGGGCGGGTCGGCGCAGCCGTTGCCCAGACATTGATCGCGGCCGGAGAACGGCTGACGGTGATCGAGACCGAGGGTGACGTCACCGGCCTGCCGACCGACCAGCCGCGCGTCGAGGTGCTGGTCGGCAACGCCGCCAGCGCCGACATTCTGGCGCGCGCGGACATCGCCAATGCCCGCCTGCTGTTCGTCGCGATCCCGCAATGTTTCGAGGCCGGCCAGATCGTCGAGCAGGCGCGCTCGTTCAACCCGCGCCTGCGCATCGTCGCCCGGGCCCACGGCGATGCAGAGATCGCGCACCTGACCGCGATGGGTGCCGACCTGACGATCATGGGCGAGCGGGAGATCGCGCGGAAGATGATCGACGAGGCGGTCGTCGGGCGGACGGTGGAGGGCGGCTGA